The Zobellia alginiliquefaciens genome contains a region encoding:
- a CDS encoding glycoside hydrolase family 88 protein: MRIRLSLILFVSFILFSCASKKKEIAQFSPEKVLDQSVEKIKEAQSSIQNVSDFPRNIPEGQTNWEMVGARDWCSGFWPGILWYAYEHSNDAGLKSNAMKSTEALEKIAYSPAENHDIGFMLYCSYGNGYRLTKKEEYKKVLLAAADTLATLYNPNVGSILSWPIKKDEYDHNTIVDNMMNLELLFWAAKNGGSKHLYELSESHAKVTMDNLVRDDASMFHLGSFNGESGEFLKGVTHQGYADDSMWARGQTWGIYGFAIAYRETGNKDFLNTSIKLTDHFLERLPEDGIPYWDFDDPKIPNAPKDASAAAIAASGMLELAGLVEDLEQKQKYTEAAKILIEKLSNAPYYSGDANQALLLHSTGHHPRNSEIDVPIVYADYYYMEALLRLKKLEASE, encoded by the coding sequence ATGAGAATAAGGCTATCATTAATTTTATTTGTTTCGTTTATACTGTTTTCATGCGCCTCCAAAAAGAAGGAAATTGCTCAATTCTCTCCGGAGAAAGTACTTGACCAGAGTGTAGAGAAAATTAAGGAAGCACAATCTTCAATACAAAACGTAAGTGATTTTCCACGAAATATACCCGAAGGTCAGACCAATTGGGAAATGGTGGGCGCCCGTGATTGGTGTAGTGGTTTTTGGCCTGGTATATTATGGTATGCCTATGAGCACTCTAACGATGCAGGCTTAAAAAGTAATGCTATGAAATCTACCGAAGCGTTAGAAAAGATAGCTTACAGCCCTGCAGAAAACCATGATATTGGATTCATGCTATATTGTAGTTATGGTAACGGATATCGCCTTACCAAAAAAGAAGAATACAAAAAAGTGTTATTGGCTGCTGCGGATACCTTGGCTACTTTATACAACCCAAATGTGGGTAGTATCCTGTCATGGCCTATAAAAAAAGATGAATATGACCACAATACTATTGTGGATAATATGATGAATTTAGAATTGCTTTTTTGGGCAGCGAAGAACGGGGGTAGTAAACATTTGTATGAGTTATCGGAAAGTCACGCTAAAGTAACTATGGATAATTTGGTACGTGATGATGCTTCTATGTTCCACTTAGGTTCTTTTAATGGTGAATCCGGCGAATTTTTGAAAGGTGTTACCCATCAAGGATATGCAGATGATTCTATGTGGGCAAGAGGACAGACATGGGGAATTTACGGTTTTGCCATTGCCTATAGAGAAACGGGAAACAAGGACTTTTTGAACACTTCTATTAAACTTACGGACCATTTTTTAGAGCGTTTGCCAGAAGATGGTATTCCTTATTGGGATTTTGACGACCCAAAAATCCCCAATGCGCCTAAAGATGCATCTGCGGCCGCAATAGCAGCTAGTGGCATGTTAGAACTTGCAGGATTGGTTGAGGATTTGGAACAGAAACAAAAATATACTGAGGCAGCCAAGATTTTGATAGAAAAATTGTCTAACGCTCCTTATTATAGCGGAGATGCCAACCAAGCTCTTCTTTTACATTCTACAGGACATCATCCTAGAAATTCTGAAATAGATGTCCCTATTGTTTATGCCGATTATTACTATATGGAGGCGCTGTTGCGTTTAAAAAAGTTAGAAGCATCGGAATAA